The genomic region CTTTGATAAATTCCAAAACGATTCAACAATGTTGAAACCTATAATCTCAAATCCTAATAAGATGCATAAAGTTATAATGTGGGATGAGAAGTGAAGACAGTAAAttctttttctccttgtttgcCTTCAAGCGTTTGTTTTAATTCGCATGATTTGGTGGTCTAGAGGCATTGACAttgagcatttgttgcatttgattcGCCGTCTTCAAATAGAATGGTTTGTGAGGTGTTTGGTTGTGACAAgcatgttggtgcagcttctactgGTTGTTTGTGCTGCCCGCAGGTATATTAGCTCATATCAATTCATACGGCTACTTGTGTGGGGAGCTTAAATCTTAGCTGATGATGTGTTAATATAATCAAATAAATgtgtaaatattattattattgatattacATTAAGTatctaatattattattattatttcttaaaAAGAACCTCCATGTTTTATTCTTCGACCATTCGTAGAGATAGAGGCTTACAAACCGCCGCTTATACATCTTGAATAAAGCATAAGATAAGCAAAGGAGGTAGTCATCTGTTGGCTGTCGGTCTTCGTGGCTCCATACATGTTGTATGGTTGTCACACCTGGAAATTCCCTTGGGGATGTAGGCCATAGATGATTTTCCCACCAATCATTGAGCTGCTTCTCTCCCACCACGATATAATTGAATTCTCCTGGTTCTATCTTGTCCTCATGCTCCATAAATTTATAAATAGGTTCAGTAGAATTCACGATTTCAGAATAAGTGGCGAACGCTAAGGCAGCTGTTCTTTCAACATACTTACAAACTCCTGCGACTAGCAGAAGAAAACCAGCAGCCAATACAAATCCTTCTTGTTTGCATATGCACATAGCATATCCGGCAACAGAAACTTGATAAACCATAGTGCATGCATGCCTTAACCAGAGTTCGTTGTCAGCCAAGGCATACGCAGTAATGCCATAAGGGCCCCCCAAATGGAGAAGCAGCAAAGGAGCCCATATAACGTACAATCCGTTATGAGCATTATGCATCATCTTTCCAAGGGCGGAGATGGCCACAGCGTCAACTAAGATGTAGGCTCCCCACACAAGTACCCGCAGAGATCGACTTGAGCTAATATACCTGCGGGCACCACAAACAACCAGCACAAGCTGCACCACCATGCTTGTCAGAACCAAAAACCTGATCACTTATTCTATCTGAACTTGGCGAGTCAAATGCAGCAAATATTCAATGTCCATGCCTCTGGACACCGAAATCAAATTGATTACAACAAATGCTTGAAAGGACACACCGAGCAATATAATATATTATGTTCGCTTCCCTTCCCACACTAAAATATTATAGATCTTATTAGGATTTGAGATTTAGTGGCTTTTCAGCAAAACCATAGCTTGTATGTTGACAGGTTTCAACTTTGTTGAATTGTTCTGGAATTTGTCAAAGATAGCCTGTTTCGAATAGTTCATTACGTGGGAAACACTCAAAGGAAGAATGTTGCTTTCTTCTTTATGCTTGCCTAGCTCTCTCTTTTTCAAAACTATGCCAATTTCCACGCCATTACACTTTAAAGGATTAAACAAAATAATTAAAAGATGGAAATGAATTCGAATTGTCGGCAAGCATTTCCTTTTTATAAAGTTGTGTAGTTTAAAGCAGAAACAAAATAATCAAAAGATGCAAAAGATTTTGAATTTTCGGTAAGCATTAAAATGTGtccaataaattaatttaaagaaatgattgactaatataaatatttatttataaatttttttattaaatatgtatatttataatattttaattttaattaaaggggtgtaattatttttatatatgaaGGAAAAAGAAACAATTTGTAATTATATAAAGTGGATTGTGATAATAATAAAGAATGATATATTCAAATGCCATGAATAAGTGATGATACATCTAGTAATGTATATAGAACAAAATGTAGAGAATTTTATAATTTTCTTAAATGTTAAGATTAATATTATTTGATGTGACTTATTGAAAAATTATATGTTTAGGAAATAATTATAAACTTGAATTTGTTATGGTTAATACTTATTGTGtcactattaaatattttaaacaatattaaatataattaaatgtaTTAAACATCATTTCTTTCTTataaaattattgaaaatattttcaattatctaactcaaaatttaattaaaatcaatATCTAATTATAAAAGTATTATCAAAAGATGAATAAACAAATAATTACacccctttaattaaaataaaaatattataaatatacatatttaataaaaaaatttataaataaatatttatattagtcaatcatttctttaaattaatttattggaCACATAAATTAATTCTTTAATAAAAATGCTTGCCGACAATTCGAATTCATTTCCATCTTTTAATTATTTTGTTTAACCCTTTAAAGTGTAATGGCGTGGAAATTTGCATACTTTTGAAAAAGACAGAGTTAGGCAAACATAAAGAAGAAAGCAACATTCTTCCTTTGAGTGTTTCCCACGTAATGAACTATTCGAAACAGGCTATCTTTGACAAATTCCAAAACAGTTCAACAAAGTTGAAACCTGTCAACATACAAGCTAGGGTTTTGCTGAAAAGCCACCAAATCTCAAATCCTAATAAGATCTATAATATTTTAGTGTGGGAAGGGAAGCGAACATAATATATTATATTGCTCTGTGTGTCCTTTCAAGCATTTGCTGTAATCAATTTGATTTCGTTGTCCGGAGGCATGGACATTGAATATTTGCTGCATTTGACTCGTCAAGTTCAGATAGAATGGGTGATCAGGCTTTTGGTTCTGACAAGCATGGTGGTGCAGCTTATGCTGGTTGTTTGTGGTGCCCGCAGGTATATTAGCTCAAGTCGATCTCTGCGGGTACTTTTGTGGGGAGCCTACATCTCAGCTGATGCTGTGGCCATCTCCGCCCTTGGAAAGATGATGCATAGTGCTCATAACGGATTGTACGTTATATGGGCTCCTTTGCTGCTTCTCCATTTGGGGAGCCCTGATGCCATTACTGCGTATGCCTTGGCTGACAATGAACTCTGGTTAAGGTATGCATGCACTATGGTTTATCAAGTTTCTGTTGCCGGATATGTTATGTGCATATGCAAACAAGAAGGATTTGTATTGGCTGCTGGTTTTCTTCTACTAGTCGCAGGAGTTTGTAAGTATGTTGAAAGAACAGCTGCCTTAGCATTCGCCACTTATTTTGAAATCGTGAATTCTACTGAACCTATTTTTAAATTTATGGAGCACGAGGACAAGATAGAACCAGGAGAATTCAATTATATCGTGGTGGGAGAGAAGCAGCTCAATGATTGGTGGGAAAATCATCTATGGCCTACATCCCCAAGGGAATTTCCAGGTGTAACAACCATACAACATGTATGGAGCCACGAAGACCGACAGCCAACAGATGACTACCTCCTCTGCTTATCTTATGCTTTATTCAAGTTGTATAAGCGGCAGTTTGTAAGCCTCTATTTCTACGAATGGTCGAGGAATAAAACAAGGAGGTTCTTTTTAAGAAACGGTCTAGAATGTGAGAATGTGTTCAGAGTAGTGTCTTATGTTCTGCAGCGCTTGCTGTGGAGGTTTATCAATTCTGCAGAGTTCTGACATCGGACTGGACTATGGTGTGGTTCATTTGTGCTGGAATCAATGGAGAAAAAATTAATCCGACCGAAAAAGATGTATTCAGTGGCACAACTTCAAGCTCAAGCTTTTTCATTTAACTAAGTGTCTGCTCCGCAGGATTCGGAAGCGGCTTGGAAATCAGTACTGGAAGAATGTAATTCCGCAatacagggtgatagatacttgcTTCAAGACTAAGTCTTCTTGTATATGGAAGGTGGCTCGCAAATATCCGAGGAGTTTTATTGTACTGTGGTACATCAAGTTAAGGTATACCAGTGCAACGGCTGTGGAGGATGATCTCAAGCAGCTTATATTTCAGAAGCTTCAAAATGTATGCTCTCCAGACGAAGACATTGCAATTTGCAAATTTTATGCCTTTGAAGCCTGTTTGCGCGAAGATCTAAAGTGGGCTTCCAAAATGGATGTGGAGGATCTCATTCTCACATGGCATATCGCCACCGCGATTTGTGAGGAACACTGGAAGCCGAATCCTGGATAGGATGACAAAAACGTTCGTTTGACTACGATGCTGTCCAGGTACTGTTCTTATCTTTTGGTCTCTCACTCTAATCTTTTGCCCCTCTATGCCGACATTGCAAAGAAAGGTCAAATGAAATTTCACTATGACATTGTGGAGTTTGTGAATAGATTTGAGCTGTACGATAATGCGGTAGTTTTAATAGACTGTGAGGAGGAAACAAAACTAGGTTTTGGGGCAAAGCTAGCCAGGCAGCTGCAGAACATTGAAAACCGGTGGGATATATTAACAGATTATTGGGTGGCGTTGCTGATAAATATTTCTTTCTATAATAAGTCTACATTTCATGCAGAGCTCCTCACCGCAGGAGGGGAATTCCTGATTCATGTGTGGGTGCTTCTGGATCACATAGGATGTTGAGAGCAATCTGACACGGCCATCTCAAGAAAAATTGAGGACAAGTCCATCAAGGCGCCATCCCCACCCCTGTCCTCGTGTTAGGAAATGAAGCTCAACCGGCAGCTTCACCGCTGAACTTTTGTCCGTCGAATTTGAAGGTTCATTTGTTATATATATCTCATATGTAGCTGCTCAGCTTGATGTAATTTTTCAGACAGTGATAATATAAAATTCCCTTGCTCTTAATGTGGATGTAGGCATTTAAAGCCAAACCATTATAAACATTGTGTTAATCTTTATTTGTTGTTTTGGTCTTCTGGTTTTATCTGTATTTATCTGCAATTTCTGGTTTGTTTCTTTCTTCACAATTGGTATTTGAGCGAGGTTGGATCTTTGCTTGAGATTTAGGTGGTTAAAATTCTGAAATCAAGGAAGAAGCGAAGGTAGAGAAATTCTCCGGGCAGAATTTTGGTTTGTGGAAAGTACAGATGGAGTCTTTGCTCATAAAGTAGGACCTTTCACTTGCACTTGAAGGGAAAGCGAAGAAGCCATCTACGATGActgatgaagaatgggaaaaacTAGATAAGAAGGCAAGAGCGATGATTTTTCTCTCGCTGTCTAATAATGTCCTCTTCAATGTCATGGCTGAAACAACAACGAAAGTGGTTGGGACAAGCTTACAGACATGTATGCAATGGCATCAGCTGCAAATAAGGTGTTTATAATGAAGAAGTTGTATAAACTCAAGATGAAGGAAGGTAGCGTTATGGCAAACCACATTAATGAATTTAAAACCTTAATCAACCAAGAAAATTTAGTGggaatgacacaagatgatgagaacAAAGCCATTCTCTTATTATGCTCTTTACCAAGCAGCTAGGATGAAGTTGCAATAGCAATTAACACCTTGGTATCTGACAAGAACAAGCTATTTTTTGATGATGTAGTAGCTACCCTTCTCAGTgaagatttgagaagaaagaatgaagaacctTCATTGGGTGAATCCACAATAGACGCATAAATAACCATAATCGAATATCCAAATTAGTAAGAAGATCGAAGTCTAGAGGCAAAAATGGTGACTGTTGGTTTTATGGTAAATCTGGTCATCAGAAAAAGGAGTCTAGAAATTACAAAAAGGAACAAGAAAAGGTGCATGTAGCAtggtaaaattgtgacccttgccattttgaccacatcttaggccctcaccTATGTGACTGCATCTCCCTAATTTATTGagacccctctctgcatcatcattcCAAGTCTCCTCCCGTTTTAGCTGTGATATCATCTTAGGATCCTctccaggccccaaaatagggtaggacagggcgTGATGACCTTGTCCCCCCCTCTTTAggtggccctaagataggtccATCCGACCCTTGAACCAAATTTTCTTTTCGGGATTTAATCTCCCTGATGTTGGCCTTTAGTGAGATGAAAAATAATTCTCTTAGGCATGTATAACAAAGAGATTCAATTTCCTCATTTGATATACAGAAGAATAGGCAAAATCCAAGGGgaaggtcttcattatcatcatcaagcattcaagtcttcaagcatccatcaagttctcttcttcattcatccattggagaaacattacagcattcatttgcaagcaaatgtgtgtgattagggttttgtcatgttacatgccatttcatacaacatttgtgatcatattcaagaagcaaagtaaccatcatcaacaaattgcagatctacaaggtatagatttccattattcacattcaagcatttgcaattactttctttcaagattGATTCATCAACcagggttttactaaggcaaacccctatccacaacccttcttcccttcttttatgtgtgtaggttgcaggtgcacaactgtaattgcaagtttggcCTTCATTTTCAGAGACAGATAAACCCTTTTCGGCATgcagattttttgaaggaccaagtacactttcaacgtAGTCCCGACGAATTTCTCTAAATTTGTAGGGTAGatttgtatcagtctaaatatctcaaatctgaagttacaatgcgatcccgaaccggtagctccttatttcatccattttatctcccttttctacatagtcaacaagtcaacatatctatttacaaaagagagaaaatcgcattccaactcttgcaatccacttggtattcacatccttatttattttggatttggatctagtggattcaaaccCCTCTTTTGAAAGTAAAGTATCTCCAAAgttaaaatcatcctagtggtttcctttccctctcctaggtggggaaccactagggttcaattttccactttacattttggtgaacccgacgtcttacacctTAATTATTatttcttattgttagatctgaatatttgcaatttgaatttcaaagtttcatttccaaatttgatcttttttgcaaattttagaggttaattgcataaaaaccctaatttttcattttgaggaaattaagcttgtgaagtgtggTATTTTAGTTGCTTGATtcatatctgatttctatttcaaaattgcaattgaaATCTATTTTTTCATTCTCAAAATGAAgtggttaaaaaaaaaaacactaatttttaagaatctcctatttcgacctttgactgctaatttgaccaATTTAGActtctccaaatcagctatttttttggattctacaataaaatcataatttctataatccctgaaaatttcgaaaaaagttggtcagaccaagtacactttgcacacggtccctagcttttttcctaaaattttgggagtcggaattgactgtatttttctgcttaaatctaggaaattgccatactttatcaatttttacaCCTCTTAAGATTGAAAACAAATTCGAATTTCAACACTCttaacttttaaattaattttcataaaaaggtcctaattttagatcttctttccaaacaaattaagattttaattaagggACTTTCAATGGCAATCTATGTGTTAGATTTATTtaccatttcacatatgattacatttttgttaaaatatatttattacaatcatgtgttggataattgcttctttcatttcatattgcttcttttcattcatagcacttggtcatattatgttgttaggatttccaagtcattttattttcaatttaatctcaaagatttcatgtatgatttatgttgtattatggtgatgttattaacaaaatgcatttcatatgttaatcaccttaaggcttttgtagatcctaatcttaGAAATCCTAATCCTTGTGCCTCtcttagggtatcttgtgtgattgAGATGAGAGCTAATGCTTCAACCAATGATATTTTTAAAAGAGAGTAAGCATTAGAAAACAATATGggaccatcttcttctcatacacatacccttcaGCAAGGGGGgtaaaatcaaaatattaacattCTTACAGCTTtggaccctccttattctcctaggacctatcttcaacattaaaatatatgtagggaggatgattttatgcattttattcatgatctttcccctcacatagaaataagtAAAATTGAGACATTAGATGATGGAGATATTCATCCCCAATCTAAATAGGATAAGCCTGataaaggaaagaagattgtccttccacatgatattccttctttatctacaaatccttttatttCCCCTTAcaaatcaaatttcaaataaattcatgatcctattccccCAACTACTAATTTATAAtattcttatagttgtggctttcatttaataacaaaacaaggttttagaggacaaggatttcaaaaatttgagcaaggaattcatgtccctataaaccctcctacgtAAGCTACTACATaaggcctaggaaatgagactcctctctctatggatgaactccttaggctccaaaactttaaaaatcaTCTCCAAAGGCAACAAATCGAAAGAGCTCGtgagaatgcttcttcttcaaaacgtcctttttgctcatttcatcaaacccatgatcataatgttgatgattgccccaATTTTCAAGagtctattcaagatggcatagacagTGGAAAAATTAAAATAgtggataataatccttcttcttctaataattcttcTCCTCCATGCCAACAAAATTAGttaaaacatatttatcatcctaaaagactagctacaagaatctatcaGAGATtcaaatatgataagaacatttcctttcctcctagaAACAAAAAAAGGAATCTTAAGCAAGTAAAAGGTGAGGAATATTGCATTTTTTGGGATATATATTCACATTCTCctgtgaaatgtcatgcatttaagaaatttgttcaaaagcaatatgatcttgcactaATTTGTCTTACAATATATTTATATGTCTTTCTTGGTAAAATAACAGTGCCTTAGCACTTATTTTCTTTTCATGTTGTTCTTCCCCCTATGACAAAACTAACCAACTTAAAAGGgaactctttatcatttgtggtggtattatttcaatttgaaatactttggggtagcaacatgaagttcactttccCTGTTCTTTCTATGGATTTATGTCTATCTTaatattcattattagatctcctttttTGCATAGGGGTactcttatgtgagcatataattgttctttggttttcctctttgcttggagaggcaCATCTTTAATGAGTGATCCACTTCTTCTCGTGCCTTAATTCTCTTAGAAAAATTACcccttctatggttttgattatttacaAGTATAATATGCACCTCTAATGTGGGGTAAAGGGAATGAtggggagatcaagaggaaaacattTCTTCCCTCCAAGTAGAATTGAAAGTTTCACTACAaatttcccttcaatcacctcatgcatattacatttaaaagagggggagaaattcactagatccaatctttaggaaagagattgaatactaaatgaattgataatggcaTGTAGATGAAAAGCTAACCTTTCTTTTAGAATGCAAAGATTGTTGTTTGGAATTAGGTGTttaaagactaagtgcaaaagTAGAAAAGAACTAATTTTAACTCAAAATAGAGGCATggtatgaagttgtgcacctggatctggttatAATATGTCAAGAAGAAGCtacctatgaatttgaggaaaagtcatcgtgaccatgttgaaagtgcaaatggtccttcgaaaaatctgcgaaactttccacctctataaatggagtccaaatctgcaaaatagccacgcacctgcaacctacacacagaaaagagaggaaaaagggtTGGGATTTGGattttgccttcaggtcaaaccccagttttttaattaaccaaatgatgaaagaaattacttgcaagtaaatgtaaatgaaagactgaaatttaattcacctcaagggaggatgcaatagGATTGTAGATAGagtttcttgtgtggaattgaatgatgaaagagatctcctcttcaatggttgaatccttgacttgaatgcaacacttagccttgaagggagacttgagaatactcaatacttagaagaatgcttgaatgcacttgaatgcttgaatgcttgtatATCTCCAAACTTATGCAAATTTCACCTCTTTTTCTAATAGGAGGgtaaatgtgacttatatatttgTCAGTTAGGGTTAATAGACTAATTTTTCGTCATAGGTCAAGATAAGGAAAGTTTTCCCATTGCAATTGCAAAGTTCAATGCACAATTTGAATAGAGgggccctaaaatagggcaaggacaggggcgccatgcccctatcctaggggggacaaggtCACCACGCCCCTATCCCACCCTAAATTCGGGACAGGAAGCATGTCGAGATAGTGCAGGGGGGGCAAAAAACGTATAGTTTATAGGGATCGAGCAATTCTTGGGTCTttgattaggcttagggattcgattcgctaatgtgaagaccctaatgtggtaaaaaattgcaagggtctcaattttatgacactacatttagcccccactttagcgagagtataagcatatgccaatactatcaatagagtacaaggaaacaatattgaaatactTCTACCACATTAAGGAGctaagatgcaccaagcccctagtggactaaggatcttacaactttcattgacaaattaaaaggaaagatcgagaaggggagaatcATGTCTACAAGTAACAAGgcttccctcactatgagtcatgaaaagcaaggataccaaaattatgaagtgAAGCCAAGTTCACTTtgaaactttaagtatcaagaagaaaTATATGAGTAGAGTGTATACCCCCATGTTAGAGTGATCACAcacaccttatcgggagtgatttctttaaggtaggttacacccaagagagagaaaagagagggagtacgttatcacaaggatttagcccccagtcaaggaataaacccaaggacaaTGAACACAAAATAGAAGGTAGTTtatctttcctcgaggtcagtatgttgtatgataactcatgtatatcatatatgtatatgcatataaaaatCATCATTCGACAAAGAAAGGAAACATCGGAAGAAAGGGACCAcaagtgtcttttgagtcaacatgaaagagaccaaaatagatcttagtgctttgcatcatcctcaagtagacattaagggaaaaataaaagaacagggatacacatagaagaatagtcacaaaagagaaagagaggagagagggagaagatATGCGGTTCTAATGCTTCTAATCtatcatgacatccacctcccgatcttgatgatcactattttaggaaggtgggaaacatgccagaggaacgacattgagcacaatagatggagctaccacaagatcttaacaaggactatgctcatgtggtaagccactttgttcgattctagaaGCTAGGATTAGGGATTTTAAAAATTCAGCTaataaatgcttgtcaacatcaacatattcatagtcactatcagaagcattgaGATTTATATTGTCATCATAAATAACATTTTAAtctatttcctcatcaagatttagagaaagaggagctctcacatgaatagaagtaaaattgtcacatgttttgtgcaatttACGATTTGGATATTTAGGTTCAATGTCTTTTTTAGGAGAAAAGAGAAtgatgtcaactattggagttctaggagattgaatattttgaggagcAACTTCACTAGCTCGATCATGACGCCTTCATTGGTGGTCTCTCATACAACAATTTTGTCGAGTCTTagcggaaggctgagaaggaggaacatttgttgaaggaggaatattctcctcttttatagttgaaggtttaggttgaggtgttTTAGGTTGAACACGAGAGAGGTAgacctcttctctttataagaggaaggaggtggaactgcatcATATAAAGTAAGAATATTAGAtataggaaggagaccgggtccatcatgaggaggtggtataggtctaaccttagaaggaatagtgttgttcttcttaggagaggGCATaattacatccataggaataggttgaggatcttccttaggaggaagattaattCTATctattaggggaagaacttcatcttcaacaaTGAAAGGAATaccaattgttggggatctaggttgacttaaggataagatcatatctttcttccattattgataagattggaaaagagcattggtccttggtggaagagattgaaatttattaggccaaaagaaatgaataggaacacctgggcttcttttggatggtcgAAATAAGCTAAGGTTAATGGTTATTATTTCTCCATTGTGGAAAAAATTTAAACACTTAtaaattggagaagcaatagccttcattgaagatagccaagggtagcccaacttcacacagaattgctcagaagaaggaatgataacaaatttgacatccataaATATAGTGTGaaattcaacaggaagggtgatacaaccaatggtaggacaagagaattcaTCAAATAAGTTCACAACCACATTAATGTCATCATAAATTGGTTTATGTAatgtaaagtgaaaatatactcctcagtgatgatattaaccatgcaagagggatcaacaagagcaccacggcaaggtatgtccttaacctttgcaactatgtataaagggccatcaggtgctctaatggtctcactagggtcaaatgtaatacaaggatccttaggtgtattttgtttctctaccatgttcactaaatttggagttgtggtagtgagatcagaaggagagaaagaggtatgttcagtctcaatcatgttagaggtatgagaaggaaaaggatcagtaaatttgattaggaggagctactgatttgtttcccttatcattcacacctaccacagatatagtattattatcaatcaaatcttgaatcttacttttcaatgcaaaacatttctcagtatcatgactaggttgacgataaaattgacaaaagtaattgttatcaaaataaggggatgctagCTTAGATGAatcaactagttttataggaggaagtttgataacatttctttgtaacaactaagacataataccatgtaaagtttcattcaaaggagtaaattgtctttctcttttgaaaaaattagaaataggaggcacacttattgtagcattcacattattgttgtaaattgtatcattgaacttgatgaagccttttgttggtttgaacttcacaaatggtttttgaacactctcccacttatcacttggagccataggagtatattgctccatttgactcacaactggttgataattatggagtgttgtgcacaactacgaaaaggaagtaaacttagacaaaagaagcctttccctaatatctttttgtaaattataaatgaaaaatattttaatatcatcatcaggtacaggaaaagaaatttgagcacacaaatgcttatatgtgccaatgaaatcagtcactttttctttaacaccttgtttacaatgcattaaattagttaaagtgattttaggaccaattttgttttgaaattgttgaatgaaagaatttgataattgttgaaaagaagtgatggaataag from Cryptomeria japonica chromosome 3, Sugi_1.0, whole genome shotgun sequence harbors:
- the LOC131045700 gene encoding uncharacterized protein LOC131045700, producing MDIEYLLHLTRQVQIEWVIRLLVLTSMVVQLMLVVCGARRYISSSRSLRVLLWGAYISADAVAISALGKMMHSAHNGLYVIWAPLLLLHLGSPDAITAYALADNELWLRYACTMVYQVSVAGYVMCICKQEGFVLAAGFLLLVAGVCKYVERTAALAFATYFEIVNSTEPIFKFMEHEDKIEPGEFNYIVVGEKQLNDWWENHLWPTSPREFPGVTTIQHVWSHEDRQPTDDYLLCLSYALFKLYKRQFVSLYFYEWSRNKTRRFFLRNGLECENVFRVVSYVLQRLLWRIRKRLGNQYWKNVIPQYRVIDTCFKTKSSCIWKVARKYPRSFIVLWYIKLRYTSATAVEDDLKQLIFQKLQNVCSPDEDIAICKFYAFEACLREDLKWASKMDVEDLILTWHIATAICEEHWKPNPG